Proteins from one Corvus cornix cornix isolate S_Up_H32 chromosome 19, ASM73873v5, whole genome shotgun sequence genomic window:
- the ABHD11 gene encoding LOW QUALITY PROTEIN: protein ABHD11 (The sequence of the model RefSeq protein was modified relative to this genomic sequence to represent the inferred CDS: inserted 1 base in 1 codon; deleted 2 bases in 1 codon), translated as MCLTRAGQRGRAHFPXHPSGHTPCPSPCSAVPLAHVEVEGRRDRPPLVLLHGLFGSHGNFQTVAKTLVRRGSGKVLTVDARNHGSSPHSPVMTYEAMSLDVQHLLSRLGINKCILVGHSMGGKTAMTLALQRPDLVERLISVDISPGSTAPVSEFSAYISAMKEVKVPVGLSRSAARQLADDQLQPVVKIPQLRQFLLTNLVEVEGRYVWRVNLEAISRHLADIMNFPVFHKPYPGPALFLGGSDSPYISSRDYPEIQRLFPKAEIQYIKGAGHIVHQDKFEEFITAVLNFLPQL; from the exons atgtgcctcaccagggctgggcagaggggcagggctcacttcc cccacccctctGGCCATACCCCGTgcccc tctccctgcagtgcAGTGCCCCTGGCCCATGTGGAGGTGGAGGGTCGCAGGGACCGGCCACCCCTTGTCCTGCTCCACGGGCTCTTTGGCAGCCATGGCAACTTCCAGACGGTGGCCAAGACACTGGTACGCCGTGGTAGCGGCAAG gtgcTGACAGTGGATGCCCGGAACCATGGcagcagcccccacagccctgtgatGACATATGAAGCAATGAGCCTGGACGTGCAGCACCTCCTGAGCCGCCTGGGAATCAACAAGTGCATCCTCGTGGGACACAGCATGGGGGGCAAGACGGCCATGACGCTGGCCTTGCAGCGG CCAGACCTGGTGGAGCGCCTCATCTCCGTAGACATCAGTCCTGGCTCAACCGCCCCCGTGTCCGAATTCTCCGCCTACATCTCGGCCATGAAGGAAGTGAAGGTCCCGGTGGGGCTGTCCCGCTCGGCAGCACGCCAGCTGGCTGACGACCAGCTGCAGCCCGTGGTCAAG ATCCCACAGCTGAGACAGTTCCTCCTCACCAACCTGGTGGAGGTGGAGGGCCGCTACGTGTGGCGGGTGAACCTGGAGGCTATTTCGCGGCACCTGGCAGACATCATGAACTTCCCTGTCTTCCACAAGCCATATCCTGGTCCTGCACTCTTCTTGGGAGGGTCCGACTCACCCTATATCAG ctccagagacTACCCAGAGATCCAACGCCTCTTCCCCAAGGCAGAGATCCAGTACATTAAAGGTGCAGGCCACATAGTCCATCAGGATAAATTTGAAGAATTCATCACTGCTGTCCTCAATTTCCTGCCACAGCTGTAG
- the CLDN3 gene encoding LOW QUALITY PROTEIN: claudin-3 (The sequence of the model RefSeq protein was modified relative to this genomic sequence to represent the inferred CDS: inserted 1 base in 1 codon): MSMGLEIGGVALSVLGWLCSIICCALPMWRVSAFIGNNIVTAQIIWEGLWMNCVVQSTGQMQCKVYDSMLALPQDLQAARALLVVAIILAVIGLMVAIMGAQCTRCVEDESTKAKITIVSGVIFLLSGVMTLIPVCWSANTIIRDFYNPLVIEAQKRELGTSLYVGWAASALLMLGGALLCCSCPPKDDRYXTGKVAYSAPRSAVTSYDKRNYV; the protein is encoded by the exons ATGTCGATGGGGCTGGAGATCGGCGGCGTGGCCTTGTCCGTGCTGGGTTGGTTGTGCAGCATCATCTGCTGCGCGTTGCCCATGTGGAGGGTGTCGGCCTTCATCGGGAACAACATCGTGACGGCCCAGATCatctgggaagggctgtggatgAACTGCGTGGTGCAGAGCACGGGGCAGATGCAGTGCAAGGTCTACGACTCCATGTTGGCGTTGCCGCAGGACCTGCAAGCCGCCCGTGCCCTGCTGGTGGTGGCCATCATCTTGGCCGTCATAGGCTTAATGGTGGCCATCATGGGAGCCCAGTGCACCCGCTGCGTGGAGGACGAGAGCACCAAAGCCAAGATCACCATCGTCTCCGGCGTCATTTTCCTCCTGTCTGGTGTCATGACCCTCATCCCTGTCTGCTGGTCAGCCAACACCATCATCCGGGATTTCTACAACCCGCTGGTGATCGAAGCGCAGAAGCGGGAGCTGGGCACCTCGCTCTACGTGGGCTGGGCGGCTTCCGCACTCCTGATGCTGGGGGGGGCCCTGCTTTGCTGTTCCTGCCCCCCCAAAGACGACAGGT CCACGGGAAAGGTGGCCTACTCTGCCCCACGCTCCGCCGTCACCAGCTACGACAAGAGGAACTATGTCTGA
- the LOC120411019 gene encoding claudin-4-like codes for MASMGMQVLGIALSVIGWLASILCCALPMWRETAFVGNNIVVAQIIWEGLWMSCVVQSTGQMQCKVYDSLLALPQDLQAARAMVVVAIVLAILGTLLAVAGGKCTNCVEDDTAKAKVMILSGIIFIVAGILILIPISWSANSIVQDFYNPLVSDSQKRDLGSSLYVGWAASALLLLGGGILCCTCPPRGEKPYSAKFTAARSLPASTTCRSRRACLDAPAAPGSGGPPGTLNLPGWDWPGAGAVRGRADRAAFVSPGFKPVL; via the coding sequence ATGGCCTCCATGGGGATGCAGGTGCTGGGCATCGCCCTCTCCGTCATCGGCTGGTTGGCCTCCATTCTCTGCTGCGCGCTGCCCATGTGGCGGGAGACGGCCTTCGTCGGGAACAACATCGTGGTGGCCCAGATCatctgggaagggctgtggatgAGCTGCGTGGTGCAGAGCACGGGGCAGATGCAGTGCAAGGTGTACGACTCGCTGCTGGCCCTGCCGCAGGACCTGCAAGCTGCTCGTGCCATGGTGGTGGTGGCCATCGTCCTGGCCATCCTGGGCACCCTGCTGGCCGTTGCCGGCGGCAAGTGCACCAACTGCGTGGAGGACGACACCGCCAAAGCCAAGGTCATGATCCTCTCCGGCATCATCTTCATCGTCGCCGGtatcctcatcctcatccccaTCTCTTGGTCGGCCAACAGCATCGTCCAGGACTTCTACAACCCGCTGGTCTCCGACTCGCAGAAGCGGGACCTGGGCTCGTCCCTCTACGTGGGCTGGGCGGCCtcggcgctgctgctgctggggggggggATCCTGTGCTGCACCTGCCCCCCCCGCGGAGAGAAGCCCTACTCCGCCAAGTTCACGGCTGCTCGCTCGCTGCCAGCCAGCACTACGTGTAGGAGCCGCCGCGCCTGCCTGGACGCCCCGGCCGCTCCGGGGAGCGGGGGACCTCCCGGGACACTCAACCTCCCCGGCTGGGACTGGCCGGGCGCCGGCGCGGTGCGAGGGAGGGCAGACAGAGCCGCCTTTGTTTCACCGGGATTCAAGCCGGTTCTTTAG
- the LOC104695780 gene encoding claudin-3-like codes for MAMMTMQMGGLMMAALGWLGSILTCALPMWKVTAFIGSNIVVAQVFWEGLWMNCVYESTGQMQCKAYDSLLELTSDLQAARALVVTSIFVAFLAFLMALSGADCTRCVDDNGTKTRISAVSGVIFIMASIMLLIPVSWSANSIVSNFYNPMVPEALKRELGAALYIGWASSALQLFGGGVLCCSGSQSQQDHYPKKYRAVKTCGPMGYAMKDYV; via the coding sequence ATGGCGATGATGACCATGCAGATGGGAGGGCTGATGATGGCCGCACTGGGCTGGCTGGGCTCCATCCTCACCTGTGCCCTGCCCATGTGGAAGGTGACTGCCTTCATTGGCTCCAACATCGTGGTGGCCCAGGTGTTCTGGGAGGGGCTGTGGATGAACTGCGTCTACGAGAGCACAGGGCAGATGCAGTGCAAGGCCTACGACTCCCTGCTGGAGCTCACCTCCGACCTGCAGGCTGCTCGTGCCCTGGTGGTCACCTCCATCTTCGTGGCCTTCCTTGCCTTCCTGATGGCCCTCTCGGGAGCTGACTGCACCCGCTGCGTGGACGACAACGGCACCAAGACCAGGATCTCTGCGGTGTCAGGTGTCATCTTCATCATGGCCAGCATCATGCTGCTCATCCCCGTCTCCTGGTCTGCCAACAGCATCGTCAGCAACTTCTACAACCCCATGGTGCCTGAGGCCCTCAagagagagctgggggctgccctCTACATTGGCTGGGCCTCCAGTGCCCTGCAGCTCTTCGGTGGCGGTGTCCTGTGCTGCTCGGGATCCCAGTCCCAGCAGGACCACTACCCCAAGAAGTACCGGGCAGTGAAAACCTGCGGCCCGATGGGCTATGCCATGAAGGACTATGTGTGA